A single genomic interval of Rhodopseudomonas palustris harbors:
- a CDS encoding Bug family tripartite tricarboxylate transporter substrate binding protein — protein sequence MLGHLFRRTLPPTLAMLGIAACAVSSAAAAQPAAWPPKTVRIVVPFAAGATPDLVGRVLADQLHTQYPGSTFVIENKPGASGNIGTDAVAKAAPDGATLGISIPGPLAINTLLFPKLPYDPERDLAPVTLLTRMPSVLAVPATAGIGSVDEFVAKVKSDKGGFAYASIGAGSLSQLCMEAIAQKAGAAMVHIPYAGSPNAMTALTRGDVQAACLPAISVAPQHAAGTVKILAVTTPERSPFLPNVPTLKESGIDVQSDAWNALIAPAGTPPELIAAIHRAVEAALADPAVLTKLKTQMMMPEASTPEALRQKIADEKRSWAGVIRAAGIKVQ from the coding sequence ATGCTGGGACACCTCTTCCGCCGGACCCTGCCGCCGACGCTCGCGATGCTCGGCATTGCGGCTTGCGCAGTCAGCAGCGCGGCCGCTGCGCAGCCGGCGGCGTGGCCGCCGAAGACGGTGCGGATCGTGGTGCCGTTCGCCGCGGGGGCGACACCGGATCTGGTCGGCCGGGTGCTGGCCGATCAGCTTCATACGCAATATCCGGGCTCCACCTTCGTGATCGAAAACAAGCCCGGCGCCTCCGGCAATATCGGCACCGATGCGGTGGCCAAGGCTGCCCCGGATGGCGCCACACTCGGCATCTCGATCCCCGGCCCGCTCGCCATCAACACGCTGCTGTTTCCGAAGTTGCCCTACGATCCCGAACGCGACCTCGCACCGGTGACGCTGCTGACGCGAATGCCGAGCGTGCTCGCCGTGCCCGCGACAGCGGGCATCGGCAGCGTCGACGAGTTTGTCGCCAAGGTGAAAAGCGACAAAGGCGGTTTCGCCTACGCGTCGATCGGCGCCGGCTCGCTGTCGCAGCTGTGCATGGAAGCGATCGCGCAGAAGGCCGGTGCCGCGATGGTGCACATCCCCTACGCCGGCTCACCGAATGCGATGACCGCGCTGACCCGCGGCGACGTCCAGGCCGCGTGCCTACCGGCGATCTCGGTCGCCCCGCAGCACGCGGCGGGGACGGTGAAGATCCTGGCGGTGACCACGCCGGAGCGCTCGCCTTTCCTGCCCAACGTGCCGACGCTGAAGGAGAGCGGCATCGACGTGCAGTCGGACGCCTGGAACGCGCTGATCGCGCCAGCCGGCACGCCACCCGAACTGATCGCAGCGATCCACCGCGCGGTCGAAGCCGCGCTGGCCGATCCGGCGGTCCTCACCAAGCTCAAAACCCAGATGATGATGCCCGAAGCCTCGACGCCCGAGGCGCTGCGCCAGAAGATCGCCGACGAGAAGCGCAGCTGGGCGGGCGTGATCCGCGCTGCGGGCATCAAGGTGCAATAG
- a CDS encoding ABC transporter substrate-binding protein, giving the protein MRGVFSHAIAAALVSAALILPASAQSGDKTAKIGVLNDMSSLYADIGGPNSVVAAKMAIADSGLEAKGWKIELVSGDHQNKPDIGVNLARQWIDVDKVDLITDTPNSGVALAISNLVKEKNSILMNSGGASADLTGKACNANTISMTYDTYMLAHGTGQALTKAGGDTWFFLTADYAFGAALERDTTAVVKANGGKVIGSVKHPLNTPDFSSFLLQAQASKAKVIGLANAGGDTTNSIKQAAEFGITAGGQKLAALLLFINDVHSLGLKTAQGLTFTESYYWDLNDNTRAFADRFQKQAKNNAKPSMTQAGVYAAVLHYLKTLEAMGGNPHDGAKVVAKMKEIPADDLPFGKSVIRADGRRLVPAFLFEVKSPAESKGPWDYYKKIADISAEDAARPLADSECPLVKK; this is encoded by the coding sequence ATGAGAGGAGTGTTCTCGCACGCCATCGCTGCTGCGTTGGTGAGTGCGGCGTTGATCCTGCCGGCGTCGGCCCAGTCCGGCGACAAGACCGCTAAGATCGGCGTACTTAACGACATGTCGAGCCTGTACGCCGACATCGGCGGACCGAACTCGGTCGTCGCCGCCAAGATGGCGATTGCCGATTCCGGGCTCGAAGCAAAAGGCTGGAAGATTGAACTGGTCTCCGGCGATCACCAGAACAAACCGGACATCGGCGTCAATCTGGCGCGGCAGTGGATCGATGTCGACAAGGTCGACCTGATCACCGACACGCCGAACTCCGGCGTCGCGCTGGCGATCAGCAATCTGGTCAAAGAAAAGAACAGCATCCTGATGAATTCAGGCGGCGCCAGCGCCGATCTGACCGGCAAGGCGTGCAACGCCAACACCATCTCGATGACTTACGACACCTACATGCTGGCGCACGGCACTGGTCAGGCCCTGACCAAGGCCGGCGGTGATACTTGGTTCTTCCTCACCGCCGACTACGCGTTCGGCGCCGCGCTCGAGCGCGACACCACCGCGGTCGTCAAGGCCAATGGCGGCAAGGTCATCGGCAGCGTCAAGCATCCGCTGAATACACCGGACTTCTCGTCGTTCCTGCTGCAGGCGCAGGCGTCGAAGGCCAAGGTGATCGGCCTCGCCAATGCCGGCGGCGACACCACCAACTCGATCAAGCAGGCCGCCGAGTTCGGCATCACCGCGGGCGGCCAGAAGCTGGCCGCGCTGCTGCTGTTCATCAACGACGTGCACTCGCTCGGGCTGAAGACGGCGCAAGGCCTGACCTTCACCGAATCCTACTATTGGGACCTCAACGACAACACGCGTGCGTTCGCGGACCGCTTCCAGAAGCAGGCCAAGAACAACGCCAAGCCGTCGATGACCCAGGCCGGCGTGTACGCCGCGGTGCTGCATTATCTGAAGACGCTGGAGGCGATGGGCGGCAATCCGCATGACGGCGCCAAGGTCGTCGCCAAGATGAAGGAGATCCCGGCGGACGATCTGCCGTTCGGCAAGTCGGTGATCCGCGCCGATGGACGTCGCTTGGTGCCGGCGTTCCTGTTCGAAGTGAAGTCGCCGGCCGAATCCAAGGGCCCGTGGGACTACTACAAGAAGATCGCCGACATCTCCGCCGAAGACGCTGCGCGTCCGCTGGCGGACAGCGAGTGCCCGCTGGTCAAGAAGTAA
- the panB gene encoding 3-methyl-2-oxobutanoate hydroxymethyltransferase, which produces MSVQSTIRRKTAPDIRARKGGDPIVMLTSYHAHTASLVDRYCDAILVGDSLGNVMHGFETTVPVTLEMMILQGHAVMRGSQHALVVVDMPFGSYEASKEQAFHSAARILKETHCGAVKLEGGVRMAETIAFLTERGIPVMGHIGLTPQSINTLGSFRAQGREEGSWEPIEADARAVADAGAFSVVVEAVAEPLGRKITEMISIPTIGIGASAACDGQVLVLEDMLGLSPKPPKFVKRYGDLGPGIEAAIKGYAEEVRSRAFPGPEHVYGMKSKA; this is translated from the coding sequence ATGTCTGTTCAATCGACCATTCGGCGGAAGACCGCTCCCGACATCCGCGCGCGCAAGGGCGGCGATCCGATCGTGATGCTGACGTCGTATCACGCTCACACCGCCTCGCTGGTCGATCGTTATTGCGACGCCATTCTGGTCGGGGACTCGCTCGGCAACGTGATGCACGGCTTCGAGACCACCGTGCCGGTGACGCTCGAGATGATGATCCTGCAGGGGCACGCGGTGATGCGCGGCTCGCAGCATGCGCTCGTCGTGGTCGACATGCCTTTCGGTTCGTATGAAGCCTCGAAGGAGCAGGCCTTTCACTCTGCCGCACGCATCCTCAAGGAGACGCATTGCGGCGCCGTGAAGCTCGAAGGCGGCGTGCGGATGGCCGAGACCATCGCGTTCCTCACCGAGCGCGGCATTCCTGTGATGGGTCACATCGGTCTCACGCCGCAGTCGATCAACACGCTGGGCTCTTTCCGGGCGCAGGGCCGCGAGGAGGGCAGCTGGGAACCGATCGAGGCCGACGCGCGTGCGGTTGCCGATGCCGGCGCGTTCTCGGTCGTGGTGGAAGCCGTCGCCGAGCCGCTCGGCCGCAAGATCACCGAGATGATTTCGATCCCGACCATCGGCATTGGTGCCAGCGCCGCCTGCGATGGTCAGGTGCTGGTGCTCGAAGACATGCTCGGCCTGTCGCCGAAGCCGCCGAAATTCGTCAAGCGCTATGGCGATCTCGGCCCCGGCATCGAAGCGGCGATCAAGGGCTATGCCGAGGAGGTCCGTTCGCGGGCTTTCCCTGGGCCCGAGCACGTTTACGGAATGAAATCGAAGGCGTGA
- a CDS encoding SDR family NAD(P)-dependent oxidoreductase codes for MTQPLASRIALVTGASRGIGYATAKALAKAGAHVIAVARTQGGLEELDDEVRKDGGHPLTLVPLDLTDYQAIGRLGGTIYERHGKLDVLVGNAGIGGPSSPLGHIELKPWLDVIGINLNVNFQLVRCMEPLLRASDAGRAVFLTSRAGGKAPGYRGPYAASKAALETLVQVWAKEVVNTTPIRINLFDPGPTRTKLRASVMPGEDPETLPTPDQAAELLLPLCLPSFTETGKLFDGPSRTLKDPQAD; via the coding sequence ATGACCCAACCTCTCGCCTCCCGCATCGCTCTCGTCACCGGCGCCTCGCGCGGCATCGGCTATGCCACCGCAAAGGCGCTCGCCAAGGCTGGTGCGCACGTCATCGCCGTCGCCCGCACCCAGGGTGGCCTCGAAGAGCTCGACGACGAAGTGCGTAAGGACGGCGGTCATCCGCTGACGCTGGTCCCGCTCGATCTCACCGACTACCAGGCCATCGGCCGCCTCGGCGGCACGATCTACGAACGCCACGGCAAGCTCGACGTCCTGGTCGGCAACGCCGGTATCGGCGGGCCGTCCTCGCCGCTCGGCCATATCGAGCTGAAGCCTTGGCTCGACGTCATCGGCATCAATCTGAATGTGAACTTCCAGCTGGTCCGCTGCATGGAACCGCTGCTGCGCGCCTCCGACGCCGGCCGCGCCGTATTCCTGACCTCGCGCGCCGGCGGTAAGGCACCGGGCTATCGCGGCCCCTACGCGGCATCGAAGGCCGCACTGGAAACGCTGGTGCAGGTGTGGGCCAAGGAAGTGGTCAACACCACGCCGATCCGCATCAACCTGTTCGATCCCGGTCCGACCCGCACCAAGCTGCGCGCCAGCGTGATGCCGGGCGAAGATCCCGAGACCCTGCCGACGCCGGACCAGGCGGCCGAGCTGCTGCTGCCGCTGTGCCTGCCGTCCTTTACAGAAACCGGCAAGCTGTTCGACGGCCCCTCTCGCACCCTGAAAGACCCCCAGGCCGATTGA
- a CDS encoding sel1 repeat family protein, which translates to MLQGHLNIETAMPIEAGENPDALFDLGVLFASGRGAPVDLIAAHKWFNLAALKGRTDAIAYRRELAELMSADEIAVAQREARAWISSH; encoded by the coding sequence ATGCTGCAGGGACATCTGAATATCGAAACTGCGATGCCGATCGAAGCCGGGGAGAACCCCGATGCGTTGTTCGATCTCGGTGTGCTATTCGCCTCGGGCCGCGGCGCGCCGGTCGACCTGATCGCCGCGCACAAGTGGTTCAACCTCGCCGCGCTGAAAGGCCGTACTGACGCGATCGCGTATCGCCGCGAGCTGGCCGAGCTGATGTCGGCGGACGAGATTGCGGTTGCCCAGCGCGAAGCCCGCGCCTGGATCTCCTCGCACTGA
- a CDS encoding cache domain-containing protein — MKLKSVLCLVAGASMFAASAAFAGEFGTADEAKAMLTKAAAAVKADKAKALAEFAKGEGGFKDRDLYPFCGGPDGLFTAHPTLTGKSLKELKDKTGKPLGEEIYATAKEGEVKEVAYMWPRPGQTDPVQKVSFVTKIGDQTCAVGYYK; from the coding sequence ATGAAACTCAAATCAGTATTATGTCTCGTCGCCGGCGCCAGCATGTTTGCTGCCTCGGCCGCGTTCGCCGGCGAGTTCGGCACGGCCGACGAAGCCAAGGCGATGCTCACCAAGGCCGCTGCCGCGGTGAAGGCTGATAAGGCCAAGGCGCTCGCCGAGTTTGCCAAGGGCGAGGGCGGTTTCAAGGATCGCGACCTGTATCCGTTCTGCGGCGGGCCGGACGGCCTGTTCACCGCGCATCCGACCCTCACCGGCAAGAGCCTCAAGGAACTCAAGGACAAGACCGGCAAGCCGCTGGGCGAAGAGATCTACGCCACCGCCAAGGAAGGCGAGGTCAAGGAAGTCGCCTATATGTGGCCGCGCCCGGGCCAGACCGATCCGGTGCAGAAGGTCAGCTTCGTCACCAAGATCGGCGATCAGACCTGCGCGGTCGGCTACTACAAGTAA
- a CDS encoding tetratricopeptide repeat protein, with product MSELFNEVDEELRRERLKRLWDKYSLVIVGGALLIVVGVGAWRGYEYYEAKKAAEAGAAFAAAADLAEQNKHAEAEAAFDKIAASAPAGYRTLARLRAAAEIGTRDAQAALKRYDEIAADRSLAAPFRELASIRAANLVLETASYNDLVQRLEPVASGNGAFRHTARELLALSAWRANNVAATRQWIDKITTDAETPGSLRSRADVLQALLPPTATKS from the coding sequence GTGTCTGAATTATTTAATGAAGTCGACGAGGAGCTGCGTCGCGAGCGGCTCAAGAGGCTGTGGGACAAGTACTCGCTCGTTATCGTCGGCGGGGCGCTCCTGATCGTCGTCGGAGTCGGCGCTTGGCGCGGCTACGAATATTACGAGGCCAAGAAGGCGGCTGAAGCCGGCGCGGCGTTTGCCGCCGCCGCTGATCTCGCCGAGCAGAACAAGCATGCTGAGGCAGAAGCTGCGTTCGACAAGATCGCGGCCTCGGCGCCTGCGGGCTATCGCACTCTTGCGCGGCTGCGCGCTGCTGCCGAGATCGGCACGCGCGACGCGCAAGCCGCTTTGAAGCGTTACGACGAGATCGCGGCCGATCGCAGCCTCGCTGCGCCGTTCCGCGAGCTCGCCAGCATCCGCGCCGCCAACCTGGTGCTGGAGACCGCGAGCTATAACGATCTGGTGCAGCGCCTCGAGCCGGTCGCGTCCGGCAATGGCGCGTTCCGTCATACTGCGCGCGAACTGCTGGCGCTGTCGGCCTGGCGGGCCAACAACGTGGCGGCGACCCGGCAGTGGATCGACAAGATCACCACCGACGCCGAAACCCCAGGCAGCCTGCGCAGCCGCGCCGATGTGCTTCAGGCGCTGCTGCCGCCCACTGCGACCAAGAGCTGA
- a CDS encoding CvpA family protein, protein MPITILDLVVLAVMLVSGLLAMVRGFMREVLSIAAWGAAALVTLYAFQKLMPTARTYFSSETVAAVVVIAGVFLGTLIIVSIITVRISDMILDSRIGALDRTLGFLFGLARGLLIVVVAYLFFNWLVPDKQRPEWVTNAKSRTVLQGTGDWLMTLLPDDPENTILKRFKKNKPEEDQQQTEDSAAPGANDGYSKPARDGLKKLIEGKPATR, encoded by the coding sequence ATGCCGATTACCATCCTTGATCTCGTTGTTCTCGCGGTGATGTTGGTGTCGGGGCTGCTCGCGATGGTGCGCGGCTTCATGCGCGAAGTGCTGTCGATCGCGGCCTGGGGCGCCGCCGCGCTGGTGACGCTGTACGCATTTCAAAAGCTGATGCCGACAGCGCGGACCTATTTCTCGTCGGAGACGGTCGCCGCCGTGGTGGTGATCGCTGGCGTGTTCCTCGGCACCCTGATCATCGTGTCGATCATCACGGTGCGGATCTCGGACATGATCCTGGATTCGCGCATCGGCGCGCTCGATCGCACCCTCGGTTTTCTGTTCGGTCTCGCCCGCGGTCTTCTGATCGTGGTGGTGGCGTATCTGTTCTTCAACTGGCTGGTGCCGGACAAGCAGCGCCCCGAGTGGGTCACCAACGCGAAGTCGCGCACCGTGCTGCAAGGAACCGGCGATTGGCTGATGACGCTCTTGCCGGACGACCCTGAAAATACCATCTTGAAGCGGTTCAAGAAGAACAAGCCGGAAGAAGACCAGCAGCAGACCGAGGATTCGGCTGCTCCCGGTGCCAATGACGGCTACAGCAAACCCGCCCGTGACGGCCTGAAAAAGCTGATAGAGGGCAAACCGGCCACGCGCTGA
- the purF gene encoding amidophosphoribosyltransferase: MDAMLSSSDDAATPASDARDQHILDDTVFDTDGDTLREECGVFGIFGHPDAAAITALGLHALQHRGQEAAGIVSFDNGRFHSERRLGLVGDTFSRADVIARLPGNSAIGHVRYSTTGETILRNVQPLFAELNAGGFAVGHNGNLTNGLTLRRELIRSGAIMQSTTDTEVILHLVAHSKKTRFIERFIESLRALEGAYSLVSLTNKKLVGARDPLGIRPLVLGELDGCPILASETCALDIIGAHYVRDVEPGEVIVFDRHGVTSHKPFPPQPPRPCIFEYIYFARPDSVVGGRSVYDVRKAFGAQLALESHVESDVVVPVPDSGVPAAIGYSRQSGVPFELGIIRNHYVGRTFIQPTQSVRELGVRMKHSANRAAIEGKRIVLIDDSLVRGTTSKKIVKMMRDAGAREVHFRIASPPITHPDYYGIDTPDRAGLLAATHSLEEMRDLIGADTLAFLSVDGIYRAMGEPGRDPALPKFTDHCFTGDYPTGLTDLNQTESAPRQLSLLAEAS, from the coding sequence ATGGACGCGATGCTCAGCTCTTCCGACGACGCCGCAACGCCCGCTTCGGACGCTCGCGACCAGCACATCCTCGACGATACCGTTTTCGATACCGATGGTGACACGCTGCGCGAAGAGTGCGGCGTGTTCGGCATTTTCGGGCACCCCGATGCCGCCGCGATCACCGCGCTCGGCCTGCACGCCCTGCAGCACCGCGGTCAGGAAGCCGCCGGCATCGTCTCGTTCGACAACGGCCGGTTTCATTCCGAGCGCCGCCTCGGCCTGGTCGGCGACACCTTCTCCCGCGCCGACGTAATCGCGCGGCTGCCGGGCAATTCGGCGATCGGCCACGTCCGCTATTCGACCACCGGCGAGACCATCCTGCGCAACGTGCAGCCGCTGTTCGCCGAGCTCAATGCAGGCGGCTTCGCGGTCGGCCACAACGGCAATCTCACCAACGGCCTCACCCTGCGCCGTGAGCTGATCCGCAGCGGCGCGATCATGCAGTCGACCACCGACACCGAAGTGATCCTGCATCTGGTCGCGCACTCCAAGAAGACCCGCTTCATCGAGCGCTTCATCGAGTCGCTCCGCGCGCTGGAAGGCGCCTACTCGCTGGTGTCGCTGACCAACAAGAAGCTGGTCGGCGCCCGCGATCCGCTCGGCATCCGCCCGCTTGTGCTCGGCGAACTCGACGGCTGCCCGATCCTGGCGTCGGAGACCTGTGCGCTCGACATCATCGGCGCGCATTACGTCCGCGACGTCGAACCCGGCGAAGTCATCGTGTTCGACCGCCATGGCGTCACCAGCCACAAGCCGTTTCCGCCGCAGCCGCCCCGCCCCTGCATCTTCGAGTACATCTACTTCGCGCGCCCGGATTCGGTGGTCGGCGGCCGCTCGGTGTACGACGTCCGCAAGGCGTTCGGCGCCCAGCTCGCGCTCGAGAGCCACGTCGAATCCGACGTCGTCGTCCCGGTGCCGGATTCTGGCGTGCCGGCGGCGATCGGCTATTCGCGGCAGTCGGGCGTGCCGTTCGAACTCGGCATCATCCGCAACCACTATGTCGGCCGCACCTTCATTCAGCCGACCCAGAGCGTGCGCGAACTCGGCGTGCGGATGAAGCACTCGGCGAACCGCGCCGCGATCGAAGGCAAGCGGATCGTGCTGATCGACGACAGCCTCGTCCGCGGCACGACATCGAAGAAGATCGTGAAGATGATGCGCGATGCCGGCGCCCGCGAGGTGCATTTCCGCATCGCCTCGCCGCCGATCACGCACCCGGACTACTATGGCATCGACACCCCGGACCGCGCCGGCCTGCTCGCCGCGACGCATTCGCTCGAAGAGATGCGCGACCTGATCGGCGCCGACACGCTGGCATTCCTGTCGGTCGATGGCATCTATCGCGCGATGGGCGAACCGGGCCGCGATCCGGCGTTGCCGAAGTTCACCGACCACTGCTTTACCGGCGACTATCCGACCGGCCTCACCGATCTCAATCAGACTGAGTCGGCGCCGCGGCAATTGTCGCTGCTGGCCGAGGCGAGCTGA
- a CDS encoding TCR/Tet family MFS transporter encodes MTEEAAAQQTPVPGMTGPRRAAVGFIFITIALDMLSLGMILPILPKLIESFSDDNTANAARIYGLFGTAWALMQLFASPILGGLSDRFGRRPVILLSNLGLGLDYVLMALAPSLWWLFVGRVISGITSASISTSFAYIADVTPAEKRAAVFGMVGAAFGLGFTFGPAIGGLLGGVDPRLPFWVAAALSLANTLYGLFVLPESLPRDRRSPFRWKSANPIGAVRLLSSNARLAALAVVEFCAEVAHVALPATFVLYTGYRYAWDQTTIGLALAFVGVCTTIVQGGLVGPAVKLFGERNAQIIGYGGGALGFLIYALAPSGTLFWIGIPVMTLWGIAGPATSGMMTRLVSPSQQGQLQGATTSVKSVAELIGPFLFTMIFAYFIDAGAPLQLPGAPFLLAGALLVVSVVIVAFASPAADSKQAPQAAPES; translated from the coding sequence ATGACCGAGGAAGCCGCAGCGCAGCAGACGCCGGTGCCCGGCATGACCGGGCCGCGCCGCGCCGCCGTCGGCTTCATCTTCATCACCATCGCGCTCGATATGCTCAGCCTCGGCATGATCCTGCCGATCCTGCCGAAGCTGATCGAGAGTTTCTCCGACGACAACACCGCTAACGCGGCGCGGATCTACGGGCTGTTCGGCACCGCCTGGGCTCTGATGCAGCTGTTCGCCTCGCCGATCCTCGGCGGGCTGTCGGACCGGTTCGGGCGGCGCCCGGTGATCCTGCTGTCTAATCTGGGGCTCGGCCTCGACTACGTCCTGATGGCGTTGGCGCCGTCGCTGTGGTGGCTGTTTGTCGGCCGGGTGATCTCGGGCATCACTTCGGCCAGCATCTCGACCTCGTTCGCCTATATCGCCGACGTCACGCCGGCGGAAAAACGTGCGGCGGTGTTCGGCATGGTCGGCGCTGCGTTCGGACTCGGCTTCACCTTTGGGCCGGCGATCGGCGGTCTGCTCGGCGGTGTGGATCCGCGGTTGCCGTTCTGGGTGGCTGCGGCGCTGAGCCTGGCGAATACGTTGTACGGCCTGTTTGTATTGCCGGAGTCGTTACCGCGAGACCGACGCTCGCCGTTCCGCTGGAAGTCCGCCAATCCGATCGGGGCGGTGCGGCTGCTGAGTTCGAACGCGCGATTGGCGGCGCTTGCGGTGGTCGAGTTCTGTGCCGAGGTGGCGCATGTCGCGCTGCCGGCAACCTTCGTGCTCTACACCGGCTATCGCTATGCCTGGGATCAGACCACGATCGGGCTGGCGCTGGCGTTCGTCGGCGTCTGCACCACTATCGTGCAGGGCGGGTTGGTCGGCCCCGCGGTGAAGCTGTTCGGCGAGCGCAACGCGCAGATCATCGGCTATGGCGGCGGTGCGCTCGGCTTCCTGATCTATGCGCTGGCGCCGAGCGGGACGCTGTTCTGGATCGGCATTCCGGTGATGACGCTGTGGGGCATCGCCGGGCCGGCAACCTCGGGGATGATGACGCGGCTGGTCTCGCCGTCGCAGCAGGGCCAGTTGCAGGGCGCCACCACCAGCGTCAAGAGTGTCGCCGAACTGATCGGCCCGTTCCTGTTCACGATGATCTTCGCGTACTTCATCGATGCTGGCGCGCCGCTGCAGCTGCCCGGGGCGCCGTTCCTGCTCGCTGGTGCGCTTCTGGTCGTGTCCGTGGTGATCGTGGCCTTCGCATCGCCTGCCGCCGACAGCAAACAGGCGCCGCAAGCGGCGCCTGAAAGCTGA
- a CDS encoding NnrU family protein translates to MGLALMIVGLVLFIGTHVVTTQRDLRSRLIGIGGEAVYKIAYAVVALSGLALIAYGFGSYRAHGWIDVWYPPHWTKHLTALLMLPMAILLAAAYSRGRIYAAVKHPMLTAVKLWAVGHLIANGDLGSIILFGSLLAWAVYDRISLKRRSDAGGPPIPVGGAKNDVIAIVAGVVLYLALAFVFHPYVIGVSVFGA, encoded by the coding sequence ATGGGACTTGCGTTGATGATCGTCGGCCTGGTGCTGTTCATCGGCACTCATGTCGTCACCACCCAGCGCGACCTGCGCAGCCGCCTGATCGGGATCGGCGGGGAGGCGGTCTATAAGATCGCCTATGCGGTGGTGGCGCTCAGCGGCCTCGCGCTGATCGCTTACGGCTTCGGATCCTATCGCGCGCACGGCTGGATCGACGTCTGGTATCCGCCGCACTGGACCAAGCATCTCACCGCGCTGCTGATGCTGCCGATGGCGATCCTGCTGGCTGCGGCGTATTCGCGCGGTCGCATCTACGCGGCGGTCAAGCATCCCATGCTCACTGCTGTTAAGCTGTGGGCGGTCGGCCACCTGATCGCGAACGGCGATCTCGGCTCGATCATCCTGTTCGGCTCGCTGCTGGCCTGGGCGGTGTACGACCGCATCTCGCTGAAGCGTCGCAGCGATGCCGGTGGTCCGCCGATCCCGGTCGGCGGTGCCAAGAACGACGTGATCGCCATCGTGGCCGGCGTCGTGCTGTATCTGGCGCTCGCCTTCGTCTTCCATCCCTACGTTATCGGCGTGTCCGTGTTCGGAGCCTAA
- the der gene encoding ribosome biogenesis GTPase Der translates to MSFTLAIIGRPNVGKSTLFNRLVGQKLALVDDAPGVTRDRREGEGRLGDLNFTLIDTAGLDEGPKGSLTARMQEQTETAIELADALLFVFDARAGLTPNDRAFADFARRANKPVVLVANKSEGKSGEIGAMESYALGLGDPVQISAEHGEGMGELYDALRPLLPEPVEDEEDDEPADQSEEAIATRPIRVAIVGRPNAGKSTFINRLLGEERLLTSPEAGTTRDSIAVEVEWKGRDFRVFDTAGLRRRSRIEEKLEKLSVADALRAVRFAEVVVLMMDAQNRFEEQDLRIADLVEREGRALVIAVNKWDLIERQGGQIAQLRTDADHWLPQIKGVPIVATSGMLGEGVDRLMQAIQDAYAVWNRRVPTAALNRWFEQAISQNPPPAVSGRRLKLNYVTQTKARPPSFVVFCSRADAVPESYLRYLVNSLRGAFDLPGTPVRITLREKANPFAHKRKRKS, encoded by the coding sequence ATGTCTTTCACCCTCGCAATTATCGGCCGGCCCAACGTCGGCAAATCGACGCTATTCAACCGCCTCGTCGGCCAAAAGCTGGCGCTGGTGGACGATGCGCCCGGCGTCACCCGCGATCGCCGTGAAGGCGAAGGCCGGCTGGGCGATCTCAACTTCACTCTGATCGACACGGCGGGCCTCGACGAGGGGCCGAAGGGCTCGCTCACCGCCCGAATGCAGGAGCAGACCGAAACAGCGATCGAACTGGCGGATGCGCTGTTGTTCGTGTTCGACGCTCGCGCCGGCCTGACGCCCAACGACCGTGCCTTTGCCGATTTCGCCCGCCGCGCCAACAAGCCGGTGGTGCTGGTGGCCAACAAGAGCGAGGGCAAGAGCGGCGAGATCGGCGCGATGGAGTCCTACGCGCTCGGCCTCGGCGATCCGGTGCAGATTTCCGCCGAGCACGGCGAGGGCATGGGCGAACTCTACGATGCGCTTCGTCCGCTGCTGCCGGAGCCGGTCGAGGACGAGGAAGACGACGAGCCTGCCGACCAGAGCGAGGAAGCGATCGCGACTCGGCCGATCCGCGTGGCGATCGTTGGCCGTCCCAACGCCGGCAAGTCGACCTTCATCAATCGCCTGCTCGGCGAGGAGCGGCTGCTGACCAGCCCCGAAGCCGGCACCACCCGAGACTCGATCGCCGTCGAGGTCGAGTGGAAGGGCCGCGACTTCCGCGTGTTCGATACTGCGGGACTGCGCCGCCGCTCGCGGATCGAAGAGAAGCTGGAGAAGCTGTCGGTCGCCGACGCGCTGCGCGCGGTGCGTTTCGCCGAAGTCGTCGTGCTGATGATGGACGCGCAGAATCGCTTCGAGGAGCAGGATCTGCGGATTGCCGACCTCGTCGAGCGCGAGGGCCGGGCGCTGGTGATCGCCGTCAACAAGTGGGACCTGATCGAGCGCCAGGGCGGCCAGATCGCGCAGTTGCGCACCGACGCCGACCATTGGCTGCCGCAGATCAAGGGCGTGCCGATCGTCGCCACCTCGGGCATGCTGGGCGAGGGCGTCGACCGCCTGATGCAGGCGATCCAGGATGCCTATGCGGTGTGGAACAGGCGTGTGCCGACCGCGGCGCTGAACCGCTGGTTCGAGCAGGCGATTTCGCAGAACCCGCCGCCGGCGGTCTCGGGCCGCCGCCTGAAGCTGAACTACGTCACCCAGACCAAGGCGCGGCCGCCGAGCTTCGTGGTGTTCTGTTCGCGCGCCGACGCGGTGCCGGAATCGTACTTGCGCTATCTGGTGAATAGCCTGCGCGGTGCGTTCGATCTGCCCGGCACGCCGGTGCGGATCACGCTGCGCGAGAAGGCCAATCCGTTCGCGCACAAGCGTAAACGCAAGTCATGA